In one window of Denticeps clupeoides chromosome 2, fDenClu1.1, whole genome shotgun sequence DNA:
- the slc35g1 gene encoding solute carrier family 35 member G1 has translation MGDLSAGDVRVALGSVDGDDADERGAESVRLTRAGDGDADGDGTKASGARSEAGCLPVCCGRRDAGPDTCGEAEGKTKKTACPGLGLLYGLLASVFFSLVALLVKRIQGVHAVEISAMRCFFQMLFVVPLMIYYNTGFLGPPGMRVYLFLRGFLGSNAMILLFYAVQQMPLADATVIMFSNPVFTALLAWIFLKERCTIWDLVFTAFTLTGVILIARPPFLFGARVAGIEGEYTNHIKGTAAAFAGAVGAACTMVVLRKMGKNVHYYLSVWYYAVIGLVECLVALFFLGEWTMPRCGWDRWTLMAIALLGIAGQTFLTKALQIEKAGPVALMRTMDVVLAFIFQFLFLGQRPTWWSLGGALCVISSTSGVALRKWFSSTRKS, from the exons ATGGGCGACCTTTCGGCCGGCGACGTCCGGGTGGCGCTGGGCAGCGTTGACGGCGACGACGCGGACGAGCGCGGCGCGGAGAGCGTTCGGCTGACCCGCGCCGGGGACGGGGACGCGGACGGGGACGGCACAAAGGCGAGCGGCGCCCGGTCCGAGGCGGGCTGCCTTCCCGTGTGCTGCGGGAGACGCGACGCCGGCCCGGACACCTGTGGCGAAG CCGAAGGGAAGACGAAGAAGACGGCGTGTCCCGGACTCGGGTTACTGTACGGCCTGCTGGCCTCCGTGTTCTTCTCGCTGGTCGCCCTGCTGGTGAAGAGGATCCAGGGCGTTCACGCGGTGGAGATCAGCGCCATGCGGTGCTTCTTCCAAATGCTGTTTGTGGTGCCGCTCATGATTTATTACAA CACCGGCTTCCTGGGGCCCCCGGGCATGCGGGTCTACTTGTTCCTGAGGGGCTTCCTGGGGTCCAACGCCATGATCCTGCTGTTCTACGCCGTGCAGCAGATGCCCCTGGCCGACGCCACCGTCATCATGTTCAGCAACCCGGTCTTCACGGCGCTGCTGGCCTGGATCTTCCTGAAGGAGCGGTGCACCATCTGGGACCTGGTGTTCACCGCCTTCACCCTCACCGGCGTGATCCTGATCGCGCGGCCGCCATTCCTGTTCGGGGCCCGCGTGGCCGGCATCGAGGGCGAGTACACCAACCACATTAAAGGGACGGCGGCGGCTTTCGCGGGCGCCGTGGGCGCGGCCTGCACCATGGTGGTGCTGAGGAAGATGGGCAAGAACGTCCACTACTACCTGTCGGTGTGGTACTACGCCGTCATCGGCCTGGTCGAGTGCCTCGTGGCCCTGTTCTTCCTGGGCGAGTGGACGATGCCGCGCTGCGGCTGGGACCGGTGGACCCTCATGGCCATCGCGCTCCTCGGCATCGCCGGCCAGACCTTCCTCACCAAAGCGCTGCAGATCGAGAAGGCGGGCCCCGTGGCCCTGATGAGGACGATGGACGTGGTCCTGGCCTTCATCTTTCAGTTCCTCTTCCTCGGCCAGAGGCCGACCTGGTGGAGCCTGGGCGGGGCGCTGTGCGTCATCAGCAGCACCAGCGGCGTGGCGCTGAGGAAGTGGTTCAGCAGCACCAGGAAGAGCTGA